DNA sequence from the Excalfactoria chinensis isolate bCotChi1 chromosome 7, bCotChi1.hap2, whole genome shotgun sequence genome:
CTCATATTATGTAAAGTATTTAAGAATATGAGCCTTATGCATTTTCCTTCTACTGCCTAAAGCTCCTGCTTCACGATCCTTTTTGACCTTGCAGTTAGtaaaaagacactgaaatgcACAAACAGAACCACAATTTCAAAGTGTTTGAGGTCACAAGCCGCTCTGTAAAGTACAAACAGAGCCGAAAGGTGCctataaaagtaataaaaatattaacatcAAAAAATACTGCCATCAATTACCAAAGAACACATAGCATTCAGCCTGATTCAAATGAATAAAGAAGCTCAAAATAATGGTCAGGTTCTGCAGGTCCTGGAGGTATAATTCCAACTTCAAGTACTGCAAATATAGGCAGGTGCTGTAACCAGCGTGATTATGTGAAAATAGTTGTCTCCTAAATTGTCTAAACTGGTATAAAAGATTACAGCTGTGTTTTGATGGGACAACTTAAGAGAAAATACCTACCATACTTGTAAGTTTTAAAAGGAGGAGGAAGTCCTGTTCTTGAAGGCacatctgtttaaaataaaatcacaaaattaaaatgaagtcaTCCTTCTAAATTTCTAGTAATGAACGTGGGTGCAATGCACACACACTGgacagcaaaataaatcctCAGCACAGGAGTGTATTGAATACAGTTTGAGtattaaatactgaaatacgGCATTTGGCTCAGATTCTGCAGTTAGTCCATAATGGCTTAAATTCACTCAAGCGTGAAGTCCCTCTGAACTGAATGATCCATGCAGACAGCAATTCAGTGCAATTAGGTTATGATCACAGGAGTCTGATCCTTCAGAAATCTGCCAGAAACATCCTGTTAATGGTTCATACAGTTTGAAGTTCAGCATCTCTCACTATTTTACACCACCAGCATCCTAACAACTATCATTCCTAACTGAATTGTTCAGTAAACGCAGCTTTGCTAACCAGTCACAACAAGGAAGCCAAACAGTAGAAAATTAACTCTTTAGGTATATGCAGTACACAGCCTCCCTGGCGTCCCCAGTGACATCTAGGTATTTAACCAGGCATTGTGAGGCCCAGCTGCTATCAGTTACTTGGCAGCAATGTGGCTGAAAGCAAAAATCCAGCGGTTTAGAAACTTATCTCAAACTCCTCCTTCAAAACAGattacagaaaaggaaggaaacatgGATTTTGGACCAGGAACAGTACTACCCATCTGTGAATTACAGCTGGCTCAAGACAACAGTTTTGTCTCAAGTAACAGTGAATTACAATAATGCACACATCAAAAGCAAGAGGGTTTgggggtttttggttttggtgttgtttgttgttgtttttttttttgcattttctttttcataactGCAGCTGTACCATATGTTCTGAAAGTGCTTGtagtttcctttctttccgAAGATCTAGCCATGCCAATCACTGTCTACTAGAAAGGAAGCTGCTGAAAACACAATACAGCTGTGATGCCCAGGGCAACATCCAAGAAGTTGCTCAAATGTGATCAGTTGCAACAGTTCCAGACTTGTTTAAGCTGACATCATGCAAAAAATCAAAGCCTGTTGATCTGCAcaccttgagtgtctccattTAGATGTGAAGAAATATACCTGCAAGATTAGTTAACACCCTAACTAATGAGTTGCTACATGGGCTGGTCTGCATCTATTAACCTTTAGATACACTGTCACTTTCAGCCaggctctggaaacaaggtcCATAGAGGAGTAAATCTGCACCACAAAGCTCGAGACAGGACAGAAACTCAGAAGCAAGCGCGCAGACCTCACTGTGTCAAAAACAATTTTTCACATTCCCCCTCTCTTTTCACAAATAGCAAACAGAATTTCATTCCCACATTGCACACAGTGGTACAACTCCTACGGATCAAAAGCTCCTTAAAATCTATTGATTTCCCCCAGTTAATTTCTGAATAGCCGCCTGACAGCACCGCTCAAGGAGCCCGAGGCATGGAGCCAAGTGTAGCAATGCCCTTGTCTGGCAGTCAAAAAGGACAGAGCACTTGGAGGATTTAGGCAGACAGAGCAGTACACTCAAATGTGAGCATGGCAAGCTGACCATGGAAGCTCTCATTAGGGGCAGACCTCTCATCCAAGGGAGGAAAGCACAGGGGACAAAATACAGATCTGGCATCCCTACCAAAGCCACAGAATTCCCACACTTTTTCCACTTTGCTTTCTAATGTAGGGACGACAACGAAAAggacaagcaaataaataacaatccCTTACCCTTCTGCACAAAAGCGATGAACTGCTTCACTGTCTGATCCAAGTTAACTCCATGATAAACCACAGGCCTGAAATTCCGGTGCTCAAAAGAGCGAACAAGACGAACCGTGATGGTCGAGTTTTCTGCTGACATGAGAATCAATTTTAAATGACCTGGGAAACATCAAAGAGAGGAACTATTTACTTTCCTCTGTGCATTagcacagctggaaaacaagctGTGAAAGACTCGGCGAAAGACTCAAACATGGGGAGACGTTGAATAGAAGCATGCCTCTCAGGACTGGGCTCGTAGTGGTTCTATAGAAGCAGCAATGGGATCTCAAGCAGTAACCTGGGATTTACGTTAGGGATAAATGCAAGTGACCTATTTGTTGCTTAGGTGATTTTACTGGCTGTACCCTTGTGCTCTAAAAGTGCGTACCCACGTGATCGAAAGCAAAGccttttaaatgcatttgtgtTATGTTGATCCATTACACAGTGTTCCTTCTCACATCCTTTCAGGGACTGAGAACCTCCCCCCACATCCATGCAAATAATGATCCTGGAATGCTACAGCACAGTGAATGGGGTTAACTTATAACGATAGGTAGAAAGAACGGCTCTACGTGCTTCACACTCCTCGGATAGAGAGCAGAACTTTCAAGGGCTCTGTTTTACcagcccaggtccctctctaAACAGGCCTACCCGCTCCCTCCCCTCACACACCCACGGACAAATGGCGACTGCCCCAGACCCCGGAAGAGGAGCGTGAACAGCTCCCAACCTTACCGCAAGGCCGCAGCCGTTACTTCCGGGTTTCACCCTCCGTCCCGCCCCCTTGCACAGTCTGACCAATCACATCCGAGAGGTGACACGGATCATGACCAAGCCGAGCCGCGGGATTGGCTGCGAGGCGCCTTGTCCCCGCCCCTCACTCCTGACCGCCCCGTCGTCGGGCAATGTCCAAGCCCCGTGCCGAGGTGGGAGGTCTCCCAAAAGCTCGCCCATGCGGCGCTGCCTTTCCATTGGCTCTTTTCCCGATTCTCCCCGCCCACTGCGAGCTCCGATTGGCGCAGTGCTAGCAGCTGCGCCGGGATTGGCCAGCGGGCTCGGTGGCGAGGGCTGAGGCGGCAGAGCGGCTGGGGCGGTGCGGCAGTTGCGGTGCGCGGCGTTAGGGGTCTGTCGCCATGTCTGAGGTAGGGGCGGCGGCAGGGTCGCGGGGCGGGCGTGCCTTGatttcccctccttccttctcgGTGCTGATCCCTTGCCCCGCTGTGGGGCCTTTATCCTCCCCAGGCTGCGTTCCAGAAGGCGGCTGAGGAGGTGAAGCAGCTCAAGTCTCAGCCTACGGACCAGGAGATGCTCGACGTGTACAGCCACTACAAGCAGGCCACGGTGGGCGACGTGAACACGGGTACGTGCCGGCCGACCCCTCAGGCAGCCCGACAGGCGGAACCTGGCCCTCGGGAGCCGTGACTTTGGGCCCACTTGGCGTGGGTTTGTGTACACGTGGACCCGTAGGGCTGCAGATAAGGGCTTGTGCAacacagggctggctgtgctgcgtGGGAAGGTCTGGGAGGCCTTCGTGGTACCCAAATAATGGCCTTGGGAATATTTGGGCACCTCCGTCAGTAAGGGGGCTGCTGAAGGCGGGGATGCTGCTTAGTGTGAGCACATTTAAAAGTAGTGCTGGGGAACTAGAGTGGGAAAATAACGCAGGGTGTGTGCGCGAGGAAGAAAGCTCAGGGAAACTGCAATCAGATGTTATGCAATCAAATATCAAGCTGCAATCAAATATCATGGAAGAGCCGCAGCAGAAATACCTCTGCAGAAGCGCTGTGCCAAATCCTCGCTGCTGCCTGTGGTGCCGCTTCAGCTCAGACGGTGACCTGCATTTAGAATGAACCTTGTCTCTAGTGACCTTGTGTAGCACTTGAGAAACCAGAGCTAGGAAGAAAAGGGGCATTTGGTTGGAGCTCTGGTCTCCTGAACTGGTTGCTTCCGAAGGTTACTGAGTGTTGATTGAATCCAAAGCAGGCAAGGAAATGTACTGGAAATGGTAAGTGTGGGCGGATGTAGTTGTTTATTCCCCCTATGGCAGACTGCATCAGGGGGTGAAAGGACTGAGCTTGATTTCAAGATGTAAACCTTTCGGTGTGGATGGATCTCAGTGCTTTTGTTTACCAAAGCGAAGTGGTGCTGTCGAGCTGCTGGTATTCTGACATGTCTGTAAGTCATTGCATCACAGTGGAGCAGTAGCTGAGTTGGCTGGGGAAAGCGGTCTGAGTAAGAGTAAGCTGATAGGTTTTTGTGCTGGAGGAAAGTACAGTTGCCAGCTATTTCTGTGCACAGCACAAAAGGACCACTGTGGCTAATGGTAAGGCTACTTACAAGTCCTATTCAATTGCTAATCCCAGGCACTGTATttactgagacagaggaggtaAAAACAGAATAGATGTCAAATGAAGACTGATTATATACACATCCACACCTAACACTGTTCTTCTCTATTTCGCTGCAGTGTGGCTTGTAATTGAGTTAGAATGCAGTGCCTATACACATAGGATGACAGAACAAAGCAAGTACTTTGTTAGAAATATACCATTAACTTGATATTTTCTAAGCTGTATATTACTGGCTGTTGATTTCTTGTCTTTGGGCATTTTATGACCTTAGGATGTTGCTACTTCACTTTAGAGCTGCTGTTCATTAGTCAACTTGTTTTCATGCCACAGTATTCTtttcaaaaagcagaatgagaaaCCAAATGGCACCATTTGATGCTCTTCTGTTCAAATGCTGCTGTCTTAAGGGAATTTGACAGAGAGCTTTTCCATTGCTGTCAGTGGCAGGTAGGCTTCTGACTGCAGGTTCAGAAGTGGTAGCTGCTAAGGTGAAACAGAGTACTTTATCATGGTTAAGAGCTAAATAGCCTTCGGGAGAAGAGTCAGTATGGTCCACAGCCAGGCTGCATAAACTATTTGTACTGCTTATTCTTTCTCTTAGATCGCCCCGGTATGCTTGACTTCAAAGGCAAAGCAAAGTGGGACGCCTGGAATGCATTGAAAGGTAAGCATCTAATCGGAATATCTGGGATATTTGCTGAGGAGTAACAAGTGGTCTAAGCtatgaaaatgagatttttgtAGTGTTTTAACCAAGCCAGCACTACATCTAAATGCAGTCTGAGTTGTTTGAATAGCTTTCCTACAGTAACTGGGTATTGAGGTAATAGAGTTAAACCACTGTTTAGTTGTTGTCCATACAAATATAACTTTGCTGTGGAATGCTGCTTTCTCATATCTGTTCAACAGTTTTGTTCAAAACTTTGATACTGGCTTCATAGCCAGGTGACCCTATTAagcttctctgctttgtgttaCTGTGCTGCAAAGTAGTATAACAGGGAGCTGTGACTTGCATGTAAATAGTATCTTAATGCTGAAGACTGTTTTAATTCCAAACTCAGAACTGAGTGTCTCTACACTTGTGCAAGGTACTTTAACAAAGACTCGGGGATCTTTTATATAATGTAATTGTACAGGTGCAGGCTGAGATACTGGAAAAGATGCCCGCTGAGGGAGTTATTCTATTGCTGATCACATTTCTTCTGTCCAGCTACAGCAGAGAATTCTATTGAGTGTGGAGAACTTGGCAGTGGTTCTAGCtgagagaaaggcaaaacaCATGCACTGTAGTAAGTAATACGTCAGAAAGTTGTTCCTTTAATAGTAACTTGAGAATGCATTTGTATATCAGCAACATCCATACAGAAGAGAGTAAAAACTGAGAAGTGTTCAGATATGTCTCTCAGTAGTCAGCAGAACTGTGCATAAAGATGTCTGATCAGGCAAATAAACAGTGATGAGGAGCATAGCATGGATGTATTTGTAGATGAGCAGGCTCGTGAATCTTGCAGGGGAGAGGAACAGGAGGTACAGCTGTTGTGAATCGAGCTCTGAGCTGATGAAGCTGATACAGTGTTGTCACCAGGCTTCAGTTGTCACTGCATttgcgtgtccctgctcaaATAAAAGCTACCTCAGGGCATTTGTTGAACCGCTGTATGTGTTCTGACTGCTTCCTATGTTTGTCTTTCAGGAATGTCCAAAGAAGATGCAATGAAAGCTTACGTAGCAAAAGTGGAAGAGCTAAAGGGCAAATATGGTATCTGAGGACTGGATAGAGCAGCTGTTTGCACACCTGAAACATGCCTTATTCCTAATACTGTGGAAAACTGATTTATGATGATGATGGTTTTAAATATGAAGTATACTGTAGCCTGTTCTCATAATGCCTGTAGTTCAGGGGGAGGTCGCGTACCTGCCTAATGTACTGACACCATTTGAATTGTGAGAACGAAATAATCTGGAACTCATTAAAGTGCATTTGATACTTTAGCTGTTGTGATGCTCATCCTCTAGGAATTATTCTGAGCTCATTCATGAGTGGCTGTGTTGCAGCTTTTCAGTTCTGAGGTTAAAGCAGTGGTTAGCAATCACCTCTCCAGTCGTGCCGCCAGGGGGCCTTAGTAATCTGTTTCACTTAGTACAAGCTCATGTCCAGACCGATAATGCCTGGCACTGCTTTGTGTGCATAAGTGGGAGTTTCTTGTGTGGATAAAACTCAGTAAAGCTGGAGCGCAGAGATTGTCACTGAGGCTGTGTCTAATGCTGTGTATGCTCACAACACGGTGCTTGGTCATTGTTGCCTGAGGTATTTGGATTGATTCAACAACTGCCAAATGATCTTCCATAAAACACTTCTTGGAGATGTTATCCCTGAACAGCAATGTTAGATACGGCAGATACTGAGGATCTGAACACAAAACTTTCCCTGTGAAAGAAAGAGTTCTGCAGACAGATGAGCTGTTGATGCCCACAATGCCTTGTCACTGCAGGTACAGAACATTAGTGCTGCCATGTACTACAGCTACACTGAGGGGTGAATCACTGCTTTAACACGGCTCTTCAAGGAAGACTTGAAATGAGAATCAGCAAGTCTATAAAGCCCACAGTTGTAACAATCTGAAATAGCTCCTTAGCTAGTCTGTCTGCATAGCGCGGTCtggtggagctgcagctgccagaaaGGGAGCTTAAAATGTGACACTGAGTCACCTCAGCATAGGGCACGTAAGAATGAAGTCTCCACTTTGTACAGGAATAAGGCATACTAATTGCTGCTGTCCTGGATAACATCTGAATGGATGAAGAATTGAAATCATAGCACGTTCAGGAaaggaactgggtttgttttttcttctcccgAGGATCACTCACTCATtcctgttggcttttttttttaacctgggTAAGTAGTATAAACATTTGGAGGCTTTAACTTCCTCTTGCATCCTCTGTTAGTTATTTGACATCAAGGGCAATATTCACTTTGCAAAACACGAGTAAAAGCAGACATTCAGCTGAAGAGATTCTTAGCTCGTAACCAGCCCTTTTATTTCACAGCAGGCTCTGTTGTGCAGCTGTATTTTGTCAGGCTGGCCAGCAGTGGAAGATTCTGCCAGCTTGTAGCAGAACACAACTCACAATGGAAATGCTTCCACTTCTCCTTGTTCGCTGGAAGCTTATGTACTTGAACGTGCTTTGCCAACGTGCTTTCTATCAAAACTAGTATTTGAttttttcagaaacactgacTTTTGAGGACAGTAACATCAGTGGTCTTTGTATTTAATCTGCCTGCTGGCAATCAGCTGTACAACTCAGAAGCTGTGGAGTCTGAGTAGTTATAGAAGCTCTGCAATAAGAGGTGGAAGGTACTGATGACTGTAAGCAGCGTTGGGATGAGAAGCAGCAACACAAATATGGATTGCACAGCATTTAACTTGAGAAATCATTACTGAAAGAAGCGCTGAGTGCTGTTCCTGAGCTGACCTCCTGCAGGCGCTCTCTCTCCAGGAATGCTGTGTTGTCTGTGGATGCTGCGGCTTGGAAAAGGCTGTGAACTCCATCGAGGTGCTGGTGGTTTGGCAGCAGGGTGAATGTCTTGTAAACGTGTGGGCTGTGTGGCTGTTGTGAATATATTGCTGACTTACAGACTGCATAGTGTGTGCTGGCAGGAGGAGATAGGATATAATGCCTTGGCAATAGCAGTGCCACAGCAGGAGTGGTTTCAGGACGTGTGAAGGCAAATTTGTAGATAGAGGTGATTGCTTTTATTAAACTAACACAGTGGTACAACTGTAAAGGAATGTAGCCCTTCTTGATattgaaacagaagcagcaacaaGTCTCAAATCAAAATATAACTTCAGAATCACTGCTCTGCCTGACATAAGACACGCTTGGATATTTCTGGGCAGTGCTGCAAAACAGGGGGTTGTTCTGACACCCattcagggagctgctgctatTTCATCTGTGTTAGACAAAAGAAAGGACAGCAACACCCCAATCCTTGCTGTGTTTGTGGAAGGAAAAGACAAGCTTTGGAACAAGCTGAACACGCCGCAGGTCAGAGGCCAGCTGGCATACATGCTCTCAGGTCTGCTTTGCTGAGTTTGCAGTGCACGCAGAACGGAATCTGGACTTTGGATAAGGCAATAATAAATGCTAACTCGCATGTGTGATAAGATTTCTGTCTGCTGCACTTCTACTGTTAGTTCTTGCATAGAGAAATCAGTTGACTGGTACCCAGTGCGATTAACGAAACTATaaggggggtggggaggtgtttgttttccacattgttttttttctcctaagttTTGCTTGCTCTTACCAAAGACTGGAAGATGCAGTCCTCCTTCTGTAGCTCTAACAAATCCCTATCATTATGCTGCTTCAGGCCCATAACAGATTGTTCATCCCGAGAAGCAATTTCCTATTTGACTGCAAGGCAGTGTGAGGGGAACTGCAGAACGTGACCATCTTTCTATCAGAACTCTCCAGTCCTAATCTGGAGTGACCGTGTTTCCTAATACCACTCTTTCAACCTTTGAACTTATTTGACCCTGATGATAgtgctaaaaataaatgactgttGTGTTTGCTGTTTCAAATACAGGCAGCTATCTAGAGCGTGCCCAGAGCTGGCAATACTGGGCAACACCAGTTTGAAGTGAGTATCTGAGCTGTATGGGCCATGTTGGTGGGATTGATTATTAATGGAAGGCTTGGATGGGTTTCTGAACACCACAGCTAATTTCAGAAGTTATTCTGTCTTGCAAGTTGTCAGCGCTATGAACTAAGGCCAGCTGATATCACATAGACACCTTGCAGTCCTGGAACCTCTGGTCCAAACCCCTTGAGCTCAATAAGTCTGTGGAAGCAGTGATATGAAAAACAGCCTGAATGTGGAATTGGTGGCTCAGCAGCTCCTTTCTGCAATAGTCCTTGTGTTAGTAAAGACTCTCATAGCTCCAAGTACAGGCACCTGCAGTGAGAAGTTCCTTATTGTCATGAAATAGAGCCCAAAGTCCTGACAAATTGGGATGTTGTATAATCTCTGCCCATTGGATTCTAAGTCACACTTGTTCTGTTTGCAAGTCTGTGGACTGCCTCGGGCAGGTGATTCCACACCCTGACAAGCATCAAAATGACATTGCTTAGCTGCCATAGCCGGAGACACCTCGCTCATCTCCACCCAAGAGTGCAAGACATGGTGTTCCCCACAtagcagtgctgggaggagaaGGCACTCTGCTCATCTGAACTGAGCTCTGAATCAGAAAGGTATGCCCACTACTTCAATGTACTTGGTATTTATAACTTTGAATATGTAGCTGCAGTGAAATGAGTTCTGCAGAGTGTCCTAAGCCAGTGAGTTATTGGTAGAGGTCCCCACAAAGAGCTCAATGCAAAGAGGAACAAGCAGGCCTTTGATGTTGGGTCTCTGTAGTGCAATGCGGTGGTAGGTTCCGGAATACAAAATGCACTCCCTTAAGTCAGTCCTGTTTAAAATATCTCCTCTTGTCTTTTGCTAGATTTAGATCTGGGAGTCGCTGTGACGGGCAGCGCATTAACAACATTTTCCTACAAGTTATGAGAGCCTCAACAGCTGCTGCATCATTTGGATGAATGATCCCAAAGCTCTGCAGCGGGATGTTGGCGATGCGTGATGGCCCCTGGCTGGGTGTGTGCCGTAAGGACGTTGGCAGCAGGGAGGCATGCAGCCAGGAGGCAAAGCGAAACCATCTGGCCCAGGAGCCATCTCCTCTTTACACGCTCCACTACGTCCCTGTGCATGTGAGAGCTGCCCTGTCGGTTGCAGGGACTTGCAGCCATGTGAGGAAAACTGTGAGCTGAAGCCTTTGTGACAAGGGGTTGGTATAAGCTGTAGGGCCCCGGTACAGCCCCAAACCCCCTCCTGACACATTGGTTGCCTGGGGCATGTTTTGCTGAGTATAACTGTGCTGAGTTCCCAGAAGCTGCAGAACTCGAGCACTTCTGCCAGCAACCAGCTGACTTGTTACCCCGTTCCAGAAGCTGGGTTTGGGTTGAACCCAGCCTGAGCTGGACACAGCTTCTCAAACTTGTATTTTTTACCtaatggaagggaaaaaaaaccaacatgatGAGGCAAGACAGCTTCTTCCTCCTCATAAAACTGCCTACGTTCACATTTTTGGGCAGATGTGAAGGAAACCATCTTGTCCTTCCTACAGCCCTTTGGCATCTCCCAAAGGGTCAGCCCACAAGGTGCTGAGGACCAGTTTGTCTCCAAGATCAGCCCAAGTTCTGGCTGGGAACTCAGCTTGAGATAGAAATCTGATAGAAACAAAGATGGAAATTCCCAGCTGGGTCAGTTGCCACCTCAAGAGTTATGAAGACGTAATAGGAAAGGATCTTTCTTTTCAATGGACTTAGAAGTAACTTTGAGCTGCAGTGTATGTTCTTtgtgcttctgcaggagaaaagctgGATAAAGCTCTTTGGTGTTCGAGTCATTAAGCTGACGGAGCCAGATGAAGCTATTCCCATGTTTTACAATGAGCTCTGGTAATTTCCATTACTTATGAACACGTTTCCCTGAAAATTTTCTCTCCGGGGAGAGGATGTGAAATACCCACTCAAACAATGGAGAAATGGGACTTTATAAACAGAATAATGAAACTGGCTCTGTCCCAAACGCGAGTGAATtaacacagctgaaacaaaaatacattgcaAGTGTTTTAAAGGTTGTTTGCCATACAGTTGTGATGCAGTTAACATCTCCGCAAGCAAAACTatcaatttcttcttttccctctttagGTATAGATCTCTTGTTGTTGTAAAACGCTTTTCACGCAGAGCTTTCCAAAGCGATCGTCCTGAGATGCTTTCCCACAGTCTTGTCTTTTGAGCAGCCCTGATGTTTTATCtggaaaaggcagaaagcagaatcGGTTCCCTTTGTTCCAAGGGGAAATTTGTTCTTCTGCATGAGAAAGATGCGCGGTTCCGGCAGGTTGATAAATCCCACATCTCTACCAGCAGGAATCTCCGGCCCCACAACGAGGAGAGACGCTGCTGGTAACTAATTAACACACCACTATTATCCGCGTCCTCCTTTTGGCAACTTCTGCAAAGAGCGAATCCAAAAGGACGAATTACATCCCGGTGTTAATTGCATTGCAAGTTTCTTTCTGGTTTGCAGTTCGTATTTGGGGGAAACCAAATTAAAGGCAGGACTTGAAACTGACTTTGTGTTTGCACGGACGCCACCCCCAGCCTGTCCTTTTCCCTGCTAAACCAGCACAGCACGTAATGCTGTGTCTGCTCAAGGACCCACACGTGCAATGGAGCATTTTGGTTTCCAAACTAGCTGCTGTAAGTTCCTCCTTCTGCAAAGATGATGCACGTGTTCATTCACGTGCGCCTTCCCGCTGCTGCTCCCTGATGTGCCCTTGCTCAGCAGGATGCACCTCTTATCACAAAATAGATGGCTGAAGCCATTAGGAAAACACAAGTGTTAAAGTCAGATCTatgcttaattattttgttaattaGGGGTCCAAGTGTTTTGCAGGACTGAGCCTGTGGTACAGAAGCATCAGTCATGTGGGGTGTTTGCCACTGAGTGTGGCTACGTtctgcctggctgcagcctgcatTTATGTGCACCCTCGTGTGTGCAAGCAAGGTTTGTCCATTTCATGCAGTAAAGCATGCAGCGTCCCAGCTCAGAGGGGGTCTGTGAGTCCAACTCCAGGCTCCAGGATGGACCTCCTATAAATCAGGCCTTATGAGACAGCACAGCCTGTGTGAGATTCCGATCCCCGGAAAGCCTTGTTAAATCTAGAACTCCAAAGCTGGAAATACAGCAGCAAGTCTCAGTACAGCTGGGAAAATACTGCTTAACTTGTATAACAAATAGCACGCTCACGGTGAACCTGAAATGAAAGGGACACAGAAAGCATCAGCTTTGCTTGGAAACAAGCTCAGGAAGCAAAAACTGGCACAGAACACAAGGCCACAGAGGAAACTTTAACAGCAGACCCTGCACAAATCCACCGTGTgttgcagaagaggaaaatccCAAAGCAGTGTTTGACAGAAACATAATGCAATCGTGTGTAAGGCTTGGAAGAGAAACTGCTTTTGTAggacaagaggaagaaaaaggtcaGAATTATCATTCCAATGTGAACTGCAAAACCCAACGTAAACTTgtttttcagaatgcttttctctagaagaaaaatacaagaaataatGCTCCAGGAAACAGTCCAAGCCAAATCCTGGCAGTGAGAGACACTTATTGCCTGTGTCCAGCCGACACCATTAGCACAGGATGGCTGGCTTGCTCTGCCAAGGACCTGGAGCGTGCAGTCACTCCTACACCCATCGGtggtgg
Encoded proteins:
- the DBI gene encoding acyl-CoA-binding protein codes for the protein MSEAAFQKAAEEVKQLKSQPTDQEMLDVYSHYKQATVGDVNTDRPGMLDFKGKAKWDAWNALKGMSKEDAMKAYVAKVEELKGKYGI